A section of the Telopea speciosissima isolate NSW1024214 ecotype Mountain lineage chromosome 3, Tspe_v1, whole genome shotgun sequence genome encodes:
- the LOC122656780 gene encoding protein CREG1 isoform X2: protein MEVRGVSSHHLICFLFVFVFLEVSIFAHGRLLLEGKPDPDNAVATARWLVSQNYWGVLSTISNDMGGAPFGNVVSFSDGLPDQGRGIPYFYLTTLDPTARNALKDQRSSLTISEYPIGTCGTTDPENPTCAKLTLTGKLKLVHRDSSEAEFAEHALFSKHAEMKDWPKDHNFEFYRLEIEDLFLIDWFGGPKPLTVDKYLHSSEIQLASVV from the exons ATGGAAGTCAGAGGAGTCTCTTCTCATCATTTGATTTGTTTCCTCTTCGTCTTTGTATTCCTTGAAGTCTCTATTTTCGCTCATGGACGCCTTCTCCTCGAAGGGAAACCCGACCCTGATAATGCTGTTGCTACTGCTCGGTGGCTAGTCTCTCAGAATTATTGGGGGGTCTTGAG TACCATTTCAAATGATATGGGAGGAGCTCCATTTGG GAATGTGGTATCTTTTAGTGATGGATTGCCTGATCAAGGTCGTGGTATACCCTACTTTTATTTGACAACTCTTGATCCAACTGCCAGAAATGCATTGAAAGATCAGAGGTCTTCATTGACAATTAGTGAGTATCCTATTGGAACTTGTGGCACGACGGACCCTGAGAACCCCACATGTGCAAAATTAACCCTTACAGGAAAG TTGAAGTTGGTACACAGAGACTCTAGTGAAGCTGAATTTGCTGAACATGCCTTGTTCTCAAAGCATGCTGAGATGAAGG ACTGGCCGAAGGATCATAACTTTGAGTTCTACAGACTGGAAATTGAAGACTTATTTTTGATCGACTGGTTTGGTGGTCCTAAACCTCTCACTGTGGACAAGTATCTGCATTCCTCAGA GATCCAACTGGCCTCCGTGGTGTGA
- the LOC122653603 gene encoding protein NRT1/ PTR FAMILY 5.9-like: MDEGKRSKGLGKSCVLLIVIAGVERLAFKGVASNLITYLTDVVKMGNSSAAKTVNNWCGVTSILSLLGALVADSYWDRYSTIIASSLLYVVGLAALTSTALLRAWLPPSKTSSSLSLFWSLYLISIGQGGYNPCLQAFAADQLECDDELPCTKDDQSTKKKSSFFQWSYFSICTGSLLGVSLMSYIQDTFGWGLGFAIPTIAMVASVVCFSCGTRTYIHKQLKDEKKPIEEIIQGIKETVSKMLNGRITLPEKDSDRVELELQGSPLCNQDSDSSKRIDENPNNEIVTFDMRRLLRLLPIWVTLLMFAVVFQQPATFFTKQGTTMKRSIGSSFVIPPATLQTAITISIVLLMPLYDKMVIPFIQIITRTDKGITVMQRMGIGMVLSIAAMAIAAIVETKRLKISKSGLLESQSSTVPMSIFWLLPQYILLGISDVFTVVGMQEFFYTQMPSRMRTMGIALYLSVFGVGSFLSALLISIIEIVTCASGQRQSWFSDDLRQARLDNYYWLLALLSTLSLIVFICLCKLYNGRN; the protein is encoded by the exons TGATAGCTGGGGTGGAGAGGCTTGCATTCAAAGGGGTGGCTTCCAATCTCATTACTTATCTGACGGATGTCGTTAAAATGGGCAACTCCTCGGCAGCCAAAACTGTAAACAACTGGTGTGGAGTAACATCCATCCTCTCCCTATTAGGAGCACTTGTTGCTGACTCATACTGGGATCGCTACTCCACCATCATAGCTTCCTCTCTCCTTTATGTTGTG GGGCTTGCAGCATTGACATCAACAGCACTGCTAAGGGCATGGCTACCTCCTAGCAAAACCAGCTCTTCATTGTCTCTCTTTTGGTCACTCTATTTGATTTCCATAGGGCAAGGTGGATACAACCCTTGCTTGCAGGCCTTCGCAGCAGATCAACTTGAATGTGATGATGAGTTGCCTTGTACCAAAGATGACCAGAgtacaaagaagaaaagttcaTTTTTCCAGTGGTCATATTTCAGTATATGTACAGGTAGCCTATTGGGTGTTTCTCTTATGTCCTATATTCAAGATACTTTTGGTTGGGGATTGGGATTTGCTATTCCTACAATAGCAATGGTGGCTTCTGTTGTATGTTTCTCATGTGGGACTCGAACCTACATCCATAAGCAGctcaaggatgagaagaagccCATAGAAGAGATAATTCAAGGCATTAAAGAAACTGTATCAAAAATGTTGAATGGCAGGATCACCTTGCCAGAGAAAGACTCCGACAGGGTTGAGCTCGA GCTACAGGGGAGTCCACTTTGCAATCAAGATTCTGATAGCTCCAAAAGAATCGATGAAAACCCTAACAATGAGATTGTTACATTTGACATGAGACGGCTACTGAGGCTCTTGCCCATATGGGTCACACTTCTAATGTTTGCTGTTGTCTTCCAACAACCAGCTACCTTCTTCACTAAACAGGGAACAACCATGAAGAGGAGCATTGGAAGCAGCTTTGTTATCCCTCCTGCAACACTACAGACTGCTATTACTATCTCAATAGTACTTCTAATGCCTTTATATGACAAGATGGTCATCCCCTTCATACAGATTATCACTCGAACGGATAAAGGGATCACTGTGATGCAGAGGATGGGAATTGGGATGGTTCTCTCAATTGCTGCCATGGCAATAGCTGCAATTGTTGAAACAAAGAGATTGAAGATCAGTAAATCTGGGCTTCTTGAGTCACAATCATCAACAGTGCCAATGAGTATCTTCTGGTTGCTACCTCAATACATTCTCCTTGGTATCTCAGATGTGTTTACTGTTGTTGGAATGCAAGAGTTCTTCTACACCCAAATGCCTAGTAGGATGAGAACCATGGGCATAGCTCTGTATCTTAGTGTTTTTGGGGTGGGAAGCTTTCTTAGTGCCCTTCTGATCTCAATCATTGAGATTGTCACATGTGCAAGTGGGCAAAGACAAAGCTGGTTCTCGGATGACCTGAGGCAAGCCCGACTAGATAACTACTACTGGCTTCTGGCTCTGTTAAGCACCTTGAGCTTGATAGTGTTTATATGTTTATGTAAACTCTATAATGGTAGGAACTAG
- the LOC122654180 gene encoding metalloendoproteinase 5-MMP-like, producing MKSLHSLLSPPTPVLLLHLSLIFTTTFVAGRPNFFQNNPSTPPNPSSDPWQPFHKFAGCHKGDHIAGLAKLKQYLHQFGYIPSSSSSSSNFTDNFDETLESALKLYQKNFNLNATGKLDNTTVQMIARPRCGDADIINGTTSMNSGKPAHTTLHTVSHYSFFQNSPKWPDSKRNLTYAFLPANQLEANAKAVFSRAFQRWSTVTPLTFTEIDSYEGADIKIGFFVGNHGDGEAFDGTLGTLAHAFSPTTGLFHLDGDEEWVVDGDVTKSTSSNAIDLESVSVHEIGHVLGLGHSSVQEAIMYPSISAGIRKTGLANDDIQGIQVLYGGNPNYVPSTSTPSNTENDTNDGGVRIVDWHWRLTMVMATVASMSLLL from the coding sequence ATGAAGTCTCtgcactctcttctctctccaccCACACCAGTTTTGCTACTTCATCTATCACTCATCTTTACGACGACATTCGTTGCTGGTcgaccaaacttctttcagaaCAACCCATCGACTCCCCCAAACCCATCTTCTGACCCATGGCAACCATTCCACAAGTTCGCCGGCTGTCACAAAGGCGACCACATCGCCGGCTTGGCCAAACTCAAACAGTACCTTCACCAATTCGGTTAcatcccttcctcttcttcttcctcttcaaacTTCACCGACAATTTTGATGAAACCCTAGAATCCGCTCTCAAGCTGTACCAGAAGAATTTCAACCTTAACGCAACAGGCAAACTCGACAACACCACCGTACAAATGATCGCCCGTCCCAGGTGCGGCGACGCCGACATCATCAACGGCACCACTTCCATGAATTCCGGCAAGCCAGCACATACGACCCTCCACACCGTCTCTCACTACTCCTTCTTCCAGAACTCTCCCAAATGGCCAGATTCTAAGCGTAACCTCACCTACGCGTTTTTGCCTGCCAACCAGTTAGAGGCTAACGCCAAGGCCGTGTTCTCCCGTGCTTTCCAACGGTGGTCCACTGTAACGCCGTTAACTTTCACAGAGATAGATTCCTACGAGGGTGCTGATATCAAGATCGGGTTCTTCGTCGGAAACCACGGCGACGGAGAGGCGTTCGATGGGACGTTGGGAACACTGGCCCACGCCTTCTCTCCCACTACCGGATTGTTCCATCTGGACGGTGATGAAGAGTGGGTGGTGGATGGAGATGTTACGAAGTCGACGTCATCCAATGCCATTGATTTGGAATCGGTTTCGGTACATGAGATAGGACACGTGTTGGGGCTGGGTCACTCGTCAGTGCAGGAAGCGATCATGTACCCATCCATCTCAGCTGGGATCAGAAAGACTGGACTTGCGAACGACGACATACAGGGGATACAGGTGTTGTACGGTGGTAATCCCAACTATGTTCCTTCCACATCAACACCGTCCAATACGGAGAACGATACTAATGATGGTGGGGTCCGTATCGTTGATTGGCATTGGCGGTTGACGATGGTCATGGCTACCGTTGCTTCCATGAGCTTGCTATTGTAG
- the LOC122656780 gene encoding protein CREG1 isoform X1 — translation MEVRGVSSHHLICFLFVFVFLEVSIFAHGRLLLEGKPDPDNAVATARWLVSQNYWGVLSTISNDMGGAPFGNVVSFSDGLPDQGRGIPYFYLTTLDPTARNALKDQRSSLTISEYPIGTCGTTDPENPTCAKLTLTGKLKLVHRDSSEAEFAEHALFSKHAEMKDWPKDHNFEFYRLEIEDLFLIDWFGGPKPLTVDKYLHPPIVYRIQLASVV, via the exons ATGGAAGTCAGAGGAGTCTCTTCTCATCATTTGATTTGTTTCCTCTTCGTCTTTGTATTCCTTGAAGTCTCTATTTTCGCTCATGGACGCCTTCTCCTCGAAGGGAAACCCGACCCTGATAATGCTGTTGCTACTGCTCGGTGGCTAGTCTCTCAGAATTATTGGGGGGTCTTGAG TACCATTTCAAATGATATGGGAGGAGCTCCATTTGG GAATGTGGTATCTTTTAGTGATGGATTGCCTGATCAAGGTCGTGGTATACCCTACTTTTATTTGACAACTCTTGATCCAACTGCCAGAAATGCATTGAAAGATCAGAGGTCTTCATTGACAATTAGTGAGTATCCTATTGGAACTTGTGGCACGACGGACCCTGAGAACCCCACATGTGCAAAATTAACCCTTACAGGAAAG TTGAAGTTGGTACACAGAGACTCTAGTGAAGCTGAATTTGCTGAACATGCCTTGTTCTCAAAGCATGCTGAGATGAAGG ACTGGCCGAAGGATCATAACTTTGAGTTCTACAGACTGGAAATTGAAGACTTATTTTTGATCGACTGGTTTGGTGGTCCTAAACCTCTCACTGTGGACAAGTATCTGCAT cccccaattgtcTACAGGATCCAACTGGCCTCCGTGGTGTGA
- the LOC122654179 gene encoding uncharacterized protein LOC122654179, whose protein sequence is MGVLTYCLAGEAFVLIGAWEAFVSVYAHLNSSASSLSSPPDRSYSTTTTTKTTSRKIKKSLSFSFIAGAAFSFVFILNSLVSLLNAIRRNDRVGLAIQLEIAAIASLFLLYSVVGFFVDYTDSISLPSSLLSLISLFAFGQEFLHFYLQRKDPSGIENRYFDLLLLPIGVCFLSSILELAWPKSVLPSLVRGVALVLQGTWFFQMGFSFFTDFMVHGCALHERSRANYTVKCKGHPEYHRGRAIATLQFNCHLAFLVILVVVLYSFLAGKYGIRGDYTAYKPINVELQKMYHHPRFTLYSDCDEDDEIKEEQKAEKQESLVILG, encoded by the coding sequence atggGAGTCTTAACTTATTGCTTAGCAGGAGAGGCCTTCGTGCTAATCGGCGCCTGGGAGGCGTTTGTCTCAGTCTATGCGCACCTCAACTCATCtgcttcttccctctcttctcctcctgaTCGAAGCTATTCAACCACAACGACAACAAAAACGACTAGTAGAAAAATCAAGAAATCTCTCTCCTTTAGCTTCATAGCTGGTGCCGCTTTCTCGTTTGTCTTCATCCTCAACTCTCTGGTCTCCTTATTAAACGCCATTCGCAGAAACGATAGAGTGGGTTTAGCTATCCAATTAGAGATTGCAGCTATCGCATCCCTTTTCCTACTCTATTCGGTCGTTGGGTTCTTCGTCGACTACACAGACTCCATATCGTTACCTTCATCGCTCCTCAGTTTGATTTCTCTCTTTGCGTTCGGTCAAGAATTTCTCCACTTTTACCTTCAGAGGAAAGACCCATCTGGAATCGAGAATCGTTACTTCGATCTGTTGCTCCTTCCCATTGGAGTTTGCTTTCTCTCCAGCATTCTCGAATTGGCTTGGCCGAAGTCTGTTCTCCCCAGCTTGGTTCGTGGAGTTGCTTTGGTTCTGCAGGGCACATGGTTTTTCCAGAtgggtttctctttctttaccGATTTCATGGTGCATGGCTGTGCGTTGCATGAAAGAAGTCGAGCTAATTACACTGTGAAATGCAAAGGGCACCCTGAGTATCACAGGGGAAGAGCGATTGCTACTCTTCAGTTCAATTGCCATCTTGCGTTTCTCGTGATTTTGGTTGTGGTTTTGTACTCATTTCTTGCTGGGAAATATGGAATTCGTGGTGATTACACGGCCTATAAGCCTATCAATGTAGAATTGCAGAAGATGTATCATCACCCTCGGTTCACTTTGTATTCTGATTGTGATGAAGATGACGAAATTAAAGAAGAACAGAAAGCAGAGAAGCAGGAGTCTCTTGTTATTTTGGGTTAG